TTTAACATTTTAATCGGATTTGAAAATCTTTTTCCCAATAAAATACAATATAGTTACGATTAAAAGGTAAATAATCGTCCATAGCCAAAGTAATTTCGGGAATTTATCGAATAAGATTCTGAAAGGAATCATAGCAATGAAAACTGGAATGAGTACACGTAAAATTTCTTTCATAGCAAGTCTCCCTTAACTAAATTGTTTTCCATTGAGCAGCTCCAGTACTTGGATCATGACGATAATAAATTCCAATCCAACCATTATGATTGGTGTCTAATTTGCCTGCTAGCCATTGTCCTGGGCTTTTAATTGTTGCTAAGTATCCAAAACCTACACCAGCTGTAAATCCGACAAATCCTTTTGCTGCAGCCACTGAACATCCGGCAGCTGCTGCGACTGCTCCTGGTAAGCATGCAGTAGCCGCAGCAGTTCCTAAACCAATAATCGCTGTATCAACTGCATAAGCAAAAACTCGAGACCCTACTGCAATGTTTGTATATCCCCAAGAAGTCCATGCCATTGCTTGGGCTGACCCTGTAGTATTATCAACAGGCAATGTTTGTTCCTCAGTTTGAGTTTGTCCTGTTGAATCCACGGTTGTTTTTGCAATGGTAATTGTTGAGCCATCATTAACAATAGAAACTGAGGAGCCATCTTCTGTATTTGTTACAGAAAAGGCACCGACAGTATTATCTTCATCGTTTGTAACCGTGGTCACTTCTGCACCATCCACTGATTGAGTGGTTGCGGTTGTATCCTCAGAATTCAGAATATCCTCATAGGTTTTCCCTTCATCTGCTGTAGAGGTAGATAAATCTGAATTGTCAAGCGTTTGAGCAACTGGTTGTCCATTCTCATTAAGCACCAAAGCATGAGTATTTTTAATCACTGAAGTAGCTGAAACTTTTTGAGTGGATTGAGGAGGACTAGAACTTGCTGCTTGATAGGCTTGTAATGTTGCTCCGGCCACTGTTGAAGCTAATAATAACGTTGCAGCACTTGCCACAATAAGTTTAGTTTGAATAGATTTCATAATACTTCTCCTTTTTGAGCTGCAAGCAAATCCTTGAAGAGATGGCATTGCAGTTTACGACGTTGAATGTTTCTTTGTTAGAGTTTCTTCTTGTTTTTTCTTAAGTAAACGACACTCAAGATTCATGAATCTGTTTTAATTTCTAAAATCATTATATCAAATCGAAAAGGCTTATTTGACCTTTTCCGAAGTCTCGGAAAATTTTTTAGTTTTTTTTAAAAATATCTAAAAAGGAAGGCTTAACACTTGCCTTCCTTTTATTATTTTTCTGTTTGCTCTACAAATGTCTTTTGATAATAGGCTTTCATTTCTGGCAAATTCAAGTCTTCAAAAAGCCTTATGGAAGCAATCATTTTTTGCTCTCCTTGCCTCCTATTCCCCAAGTGATAATCTAGTAAACCACTGGTAAAACGATACATATTATGGCAAAACAGATCTTTTTTATAAGATAAAAGTACCTTCTCCACTTTTCTCAACAACTTTTTTGTAATTTCAAGTTGACCTTCACGCAGATATTTCACACTTGCCCGACAGGCAATCTGAATAATTTTTTCACGATATTTTCTAACTTTGAGGTAATGCAAATTTTCTTTCCAAAAATCCTCCATAAGTGAAAGAGTGAGTCGAGTATTTAGATGTTCTACGACAAATGAGAGGATACTCAACTCAAAATATGACCAAATTTCAATATTAAACATGAGGTCAATAATTTCACGCTCTTGCGCTTCGGTCAATCCATAAAGCAAATTTTGAGTGGCAAGAAAAATCATCCGATTTCCCACTTCACTATCATATTGTCTTGCTTCCTCGTTGATAGATTTTAGTTTTACAACATTCTGCGTATAGTTTGCCACTTCAATCTCATCACAAATTTCGACAAAATAATCTGAGTGCATTCCATTCACAAAATATTCAAATTCTGCAATTTCGATGTGCATTAGCTCTAAAGCTGCATCCAATTTATCAAATCTAAGTATTGATTTTCCACTCTCAAAATCTGATAGAGTTGACTTAGAGAGTCCTACCCTAGTAAAATCCGATAACTTAAAATTTCGCTGAGTGCGCAAATCACAAAAAATTTCACCCATCAGGGACATTGAAAATTCTTCTTTTTCTTTCATTGTCAGCCTCCCCATCATTGCTATTTGTTATCAATTATATCACTTTAAATGACAAAATCGACAATTTTAAAAAGTGAATGAAAATTATCCATTCACTTTTTTGACTTCAGCCTTGATTTAGACCACTTACAAACTGCCTGTTTCAATATTCCAATCGCGAAACAGTGACATAATCTCCATTTTCCAAACCAACAATACGCTCTCCTGCAAGCAAGCGTTTTTTTATTGCTTTCTCATTTCCGTATTTGCGAATCATGTCTTCTTTTAATTCTGGACTCAATTGATTGGCTTTAGATAAGGTTTTTTGAAAACCAAATGTGCTGGTTAAGATTCCCACCTTATCTGCTTTTTTCATCCATTCCTCTTGTTCTTCTTTACCTTTACCAAACAGGATGACAAGCAGGCTCTCCATTTGAATCTCAACAAAAGTGCGAGCAGCATCTTGAGCTGCGGCTTCCAATGTGTTAAAGACAGAATCATCTCCGAGGTAGATTTCTGCATCTTGTGTGGCATTGCCTGCCACATATAAACTTATAAATTTTACGCCCATTTTCTCTCCTTTTTATTCGTACTGATCGTATCTCAAGGTTTTAATAAAATTTTACCTACATTTTTTCCATTTTCCAAAAAATCATGAGCTGCTTTTCCTTCTGATAAAGCAAAAAGATGGGGTTCAGTAACTTTTATTTTTCCCTCTTTAAAATAAGTGAATAAACGATTCGAACGTACTTTTCGCTCTTCAAAGGAGCTTAAAAAGTCCCATAAATCTCCTGTTAAAATACTCTTAGATTGGCTGAGGAGTTCAATAAAATCAATTGCTGGTGGTGTTCCAGCTGCCATTCCAAAAAAGATAACTTGTCCTTTATTTTTTATTAAATCAATTGAGGCTTTGAGGGTTGTCCCTACTCCATCATAGCAGCTGTCAAATTGGCCTTTATAATCAGGAATCCATTCAAGATGACGACTTGACAGAACTTTCTTGGCACCAAAATCCAGCGCAACTTGAGCCTTATGTGCAGAGGAAGAACCCCATACCTCGACCCCATCTGCGATGAGCATTTGGGCTAATATTTGACCGACTCCTCCAGATATTCCTGTAACAAATGCTTTATCTTTGGGTTTGTTTTTTCCTAAGTCATGGACTAGAAAATCTGCGGTTAATCCTTGTAGACCAATTGTGGCTGCCTCTTTTAAAGAAATTTCATCAGGTAGAAAAATAATCTTCTCTAAAGGAACAGCAACTTTTTCAGCATTAGCAAAAGGGACGTCAACAAATAAAACGGATTTTCCAATTAAATGTTTAGCTTCAGCATCAATAATGATGCCAGAGGCCTCGTATCCATTGATATATGGGCTGTTTGGCTCGATATGATAGCCACCGCGTCTGCGGTAAATATCTGCAAAATTTAAACCAATATATGCTGTTTGAACGAGAACCTCCTGATTATTTATCACAGGGTCAGGGAGTTCGCCGTATTTTAAGACATCACTTGAACCAAAGGTTTCAAAGTATAAAGCTTTCATTTTTTCTCCTCTATTTCAATTAGAATTATACCATGCTCAAAAGAAAAAACGGAATCTTTGGGATTCCGCTTGCTTGTTATCTTTGTTTTCGGTTATAAAGAAGGCTTGAAATAAAAGAGAAAATGATGATCACTGCTCCCAAGAGTCCTGTGACTGCTTCGCCAATCTCCCATTTGATACTTGCTAAAATCAATAAAGCGAGGGTCAGAATTGCCCAATGCGCTCCGTGTTCAAGGTAAACAAGGTCGTTTAACGTTCCTTTTTTTACCAGATAAAGTGTTAAGCTGCGGACGAACATTGCACCAATAATCCCTAAACCCAATAAAATGATGATGGGATCTGATGTAATTGCAAAAGCACCGATTACTCCGTCAAAACTAAAGGAGGCGTCAATCATTTCAAGGTATAAAAAGAGGGCAATTCCAGCTTTGCCAGTGACTATCGCAAAGTTGGTGCTTGTCGCTGTTTTGGATTGGCTCATCATTTCGCCAAAGCCGTCAACAAGCATAAATGTCAAAATGCCCAAGCCGCCAGCAAATAGCACTTGGTGGGCATTCTTAGCTAAAAATTCTGAACTAATCAAAAGAACAATAAGTGAGATAATCGCATTTGCGGACGGAAAATGTCCGAGTTTTTCAAGGAAGGCTTCAGGGAGCTTTAGCCAGATATACTCTTTGGCATCAAAGAAAAAGCCTAGAGCAAGCATCAAGAGGAACATTCCACCAAAGGCAGCAATCTGCGGGTGAGCTTGGTGCAAAATATAACCATAAGTTCCAGCCGTGTGTGGATTTCCTTTCTCCAAGGCGAGTCGTAAGGCACTGATTGGATCAAGATGCGCAGAAATGCCCACGATAAGTAAGGGAAAAATCAAGCGCATCCCGACAACAGCAATCAAAATACCGACGGTCAAAAATGCTTTTTGCCAAGCCGGACTCATCCGCTCAAGAATTCGCGCATTCACAATTGCGTTATCCATCGAGAGTGAAATTTCCAATATCGCAAGAATCAGGGTGATAAATACCCCATTCCAACCAGCGTAAATAAAGGCAATGATAAGCGCGATTAAGCTAACAATAAATGAGCCTCTAAAAATTTTCATATCTTTTTCTTTCTTTTTTGACAAATCGTTTTACACTTTTCAAACTGATGTAAAACGGGAGTATCATTTGTTTTTAGGGTTGATAATCGACTTCAACAAGTTGACTGACGCCTTTTTCGACAGCAATTTTGCCATTGAAAGTTTCCGTCAGTGCAGCTAAAAAAGCGTCAGCATTTTCTCTGTCGACAAAGCACTTTATTGTCACTGCTGACAGAAATTCACTCTCACTAATCATCAGGTTTTTGCTGACCAAAAAGCGTTGCAATTGATCATAAAGGCTATAATCGAGCGTCAGAATCATTTCATCTTGACTGACAAATTGAACCAACCCAACCGCTTCAATCGCATGATTCACACTGCCTGCGTAAGCGCGAATCAAGCCACCAGCCCCAAGTTTGATGCCCCCGAAATAACGGGTGACAACGGCACAGACATTGGTAACTTGCTTTTTTTTGAGCAGCTCAAGCATGGGAACACCTGCTGTTCCTGACGGTTCTCCGTCGTCACTTGTTCGCTGAATTTCCTGATGATCACCTAGGGTGTAGGCCGAACAATTATGATTGGCTTTAAAATGTTTTTTCTTGATTTGGGCAATAAATTCGCGAGCTTCTTCTTCACTTGCAATGCGTTTCAAATGGCAGATAAAACGCGACTTTTTGATTTCTTCTTCATTTATAAAATCTTTTTTTATCGTGAGGGTCATGTAATTGATTGTAACAAATTTTGTTACAATTTAACAGTATTTTCGTATAGTTAGGTATGGACACAAATTTAGAACAATTTTCCGGACGTTTATTATTAAAAAAGGATTTAAAAGTCCAAAATGATTCCGTCAGCAATTTCTCTGAGCTAGACATTTTTACTGACGAAATTCATAAAATTTCAGGAATGCTTTCCGTCAGTGCAAGTAAGATTTTGTGCTGTCGCTGTGGCACTATTCATCAAAAAAAAGCCGTCCAATTACCTATTGGTAGCTTTTACTGTCCCGCTTGTCTGAATCTCGGACGAGTGCGTTCGGATGAATTTTTATATCATTTTCCGCAAAAAAAGTTTCCGGCACGCTCCTATCTGATGTGGACGGGAACTCTGACCCAGCACCAAGCCCTGCTTTCCCAGCAGCTCGTTCAGCAATTAAAGAGCCCAAGTCGTACTCTGCTTGAAGCCGTCACTGGTGCAGGAAAAACGGAAATTATTTATGCTGCTATTGATGCTGTTTTGCAAAAAGGTGGGGCTGTGGGACTTGCTAGCCCACGCATTGACGTCTGCTTGGAACTTCACAAACGCTTATCTCGAGACTTCTCTTGCACCATTCCGCTTTTGTATGCAGGAGGTGGGGCCTACTTTTCTAGTCCCCTTGTAATCACTAGTAGCCACCAACTTTTACGTTTCAAAGAAGCGTTTGATCTTTTAATTATTGACGAAGTGGATGCTTTTCCTTTGGTAGACAATGAAATGCTGTATTTTGCTGTCAAAAATGCCTGTAAACCTCAGAGCAACCTCCTGTATTTGACAGCAACATCAACCGATAAACTAGATCAACAGGTCAAAAAAGGACAATTAACCAGACTAACTTTAGCTCATCGTTTTCATGGAAACCCTCTAGTGGTTCCTCAACTTTTTTGGCAGTCAAAATGGAAAAAAGAATTCCTTAAACAACGAAAAACAGGCTTTCCACTCTTAATTTTCGTCCCTGAAATTGAGTTTGGAAAACAATTTTTAATCAAGCTACAAAAGCAATTTCCTGATGAAAAGATGGCTTTCGTAGCTTCAACAAGCAAAGACCGTGTGCAGTTGGTTGAAGCCTTCCGTCAAGGCGCACTCCATCTTTTAGTCTCCACCTCAATTTTAGAAAGAGGCGTGACTTTTCCTTGCGTCGATGTCTTTATTATCGATGCAAGTCACCCTAATTTCACCAAATCAGCACTTGTTCAAATGGCTGGGCGAGTTGGACGTTCCCCTAAGCGCCCAGCAGGGCGAGTCGCTTTTTTCCATACAGGCAAAAGTCGTGCGATGGTAAAAGCTATTCATGAAATTAAGAAAATGAATAAAAAAGGAGGCTTCTAAATGGGAAGTTGTTTACTTTGTAATCAAGAAATTCCTCAAAAACTTACTTTTTCAGCCCTTTTTTTACTCAAAACCCCAGAAAACTTACTTTGTGAAAAGTGTCAAAGCACATTTGAAAAAATTCCTGAACAGCATTGTCCACGTTGCTACAAATCAGATGTTTCGGGGCTTTGTACGGATTGTAAAAATTGGGAAAAACTTGGAATTTTTGTGAATCACCGTGCTATTTTCCGCTACAATGCTGCCATGAAAGCTTATTTTGCCCGCTATAAATTCCTCGGTGACTATCGATTAGGTCAAGTTTTCGCCCCTTATTTCGCAAAATTAGCTGGCAATGCTGTTTTAGTGCCGTTACCCTTGTCCCCAGAAAGCTTGAAAGAGCGCGGATTCAATCAAGTTTCTGCCTTTTTAGAGCAAACAAAATTTCAAGAGCTTCTGACTAAATCAACCAGTCCTCGTCAATCAAGTCTTGACCGACACGCACGACTTGCCAGCAAAAATACCTTTAGCATTAAGCCAGAGGTCCACTTACCTCCTAAAATCCTCTTAATTGATGATATTTACACCACAGGAAGAACCTTACAGCACGCGGTAGAAACATTAAAAACAGCAAGTGTCACCGAAATTAGTACCTTTTCACTTTGCCGTTAAGAACCCGCTGATTCGTACGCAGAAATTCCTTTTTTCCAAATCCATAAGGCAATCGCTAGAAAAACAAGAGAAATAAGCACCGTTCCGCCGATATTCAAGAAAAAATTCCGACCTGTCAGCAAAAAATTAGCTGGATAATAAGCCGTAAAAGCAAAGGGAACAAGGAAACTTACAAAAAATCGAATAGGAAAATTATAAATAGTCACTGGATATTTTGAAAAACCGTTGATTTGGTAGAAAACGTACAAAAGACTCCCTGATTGCTTCATCCAAAAAGCTAAACTGGACAAGGCAATTTTTATCGCCGTATAAATCACTGTGGCAAAAGGAAGACTGATAATGAAAGCAAAAGCTTTAAGTGGCGTCCAATCCACGGCACTCCAGCTACTTATCATTAACAAAATTCCGATGAGTATTTCACCAAAACCATCGATTTGAAAAGTTTCTAACGCGCAATAAATTAAGGGATTGATCGGACGAGTCATGTATTTATCAAACTCCCCTTTACGTACCAAACGTTGGCCAACCGCCCAGAGATTATCT
The DNA window shown above is from Lactococcus sp. S-13 and carries:
- a CDS encoding Rgg/GadR/MutR family transcriptional regulator encodes the protein MKEKEEFSMSLMGEIFCDLRTQRNFKLSDFTRVGLSKSTLSDFESGKSILRFDKLDAALELMHIEIAEFEYFVNGMHSDYFVEICDEIEVANYTQNVVKLKSINEEARQYDSEVGNRMIFLATQNLLYGLTEAQEREIIDLMFNIEIWSYFELSILSFVVEHLNTRLTLSLMEDFWKENLHYLKVRKYREKIIQIACRASVKYLREGQLEITKKLLRKVEKVLLSYKKDLFCHNMYRFTSGLLDYHLGNRRQGEQKMIASIRLFEDLNLPEMKAYYQKTFVEQTEK
- a CDS encoding zinc-binding dehydrogenase — protein: MKALYFETFGSSDVLKYGELPDPVINNQEVLVQTAYIGLNFADIYRRRGGYHIEPNSPYINGYEASGIIIDAEAKHLIGKSVLFVDVPFANAEKVAVPLEKIIFLPDEISLKEAATIGLQGLTADFLVHDLGKNKPKDKAFVTGISGGVGQILAQMLIADGVEVWGSSSAHKAQVALDFGAKKVLSSRHLEWIPDYKGQFDSCYDGVGTTLKASIDLIKNKGQVIFFGMAAGTPPAIDFIELLSQSKSILTGDLWDFLSSFEERKVRSNRLFTYFKEGKIKVTEPHLFALSEGKAAHDFLENGKNVGKILLKP
- a CDS encoding DUF475 domain-containing protein, with amino-acid sequence MKIFRGSFIVSLIALIIAFIYAGWNGVFITLILAILEISLSMDNAIVNARILERMSPAWQKAFLTVGILIAVVGMRLIFPLLIVGISAHLDPISALRLALEKGNPHTAGTYGYILHQAHPQIAAFGGMFLLMLALGFFFDAKEYIWLKLPEAFLEKLGHFPSANAIISLIVLLISSEFLAKNAHQVLFAGGLGILTFMLVDGFGEMMSQSKTATSTNFAIVTGKAGIALFLYLEMIDASFSFDGVIGAFAITSDPIIILLGLGIIGAMFVRSLTLYLVKKGTLNDLVYLEHGAHWAILTLALLILASIKWEIGEAVTGLLGAVIIIFSFISSLLYNRKQR
- a CDS encoding YigZ family protein, with the translated sequence MTLTIKKDFINEEEIKKSRFICHLKRIASEEEAREFIAQIKKKHFKANHNCSAYTLGDHQEIQRTSDDGEPSGTAGVPMLELLKKKQVTNVCAVVTRYFGGIKLGAGGLIRAYAGSVNHAIEAVGLVQFVSQDEMILTLDYSLYDQLQRFLVSKNLMISESEFLSAVTIKCFVDRENADAFLAALTETFNGKIAVEKGVSQLVEVDYQP
- a CDS encoding DEAD/DEAH box helicase, producing MDTNLEQFSGRLLLKKDLKVQNDSVSNFSELDIFTDEIHKISGMLSVSASKILCCRCGTIHQKKAVQLPIGSFYCPACLNLGRVRSDEFLYHFPQKKFPARSYLMWTGTLTQHQALLSQQLVQQLKSPSRTLLEAVTGAGKTEIIYAAIDAVLQKGGAVGLASPRIDVCLELHKRLSRDFSCTIPLLYAGGGAYFSSPLVITSSHQLLRFKEAFDLLIIDEVDAFPLVDNEMLYFAVKNACKPQSNLLYLTATSTDKLDQQVKKGQLTRLTLAHRFHGNPLVVPQLFWQSKWKKEFLKQRKTGFPLLIFVPEIEFGKQFLIKLQKQFPDEKMAFVASTSKDRVQLVEAFRQGALHLLVSTSILERGVTFPCVDVFIIDASHPNFTKSALVQMAGRVGRSPKRPAGRVAFFHTGKSRAMVKAIHEIKKMNKKGGF
- a CDS encoding ComF family protein, with translation MGSCLLCNQEIPQKLTFSALFLLKTPENLLCEKCQSTFEKIPEQHCPRCYKSDVSGLCTDCKNWEKLGIFVNHRAIFRYNAAMKAYFARYKFLGDYRLGQVFAPYFAKLAGNAVLVPLPLSPESLKERGFNQVSAFLEQTKFQELLTKSTSPRQSSLDRHARLASKNTFSIKPEVHLPPKILLIDDIYTTGRTLQHAVETLKTASVTEISTFSLCR
- a CDS encoding ABC transporter permease, which translates into the protein MRKILRLERIFAAQYLKQLMEYKGDFLIGMIGVLLTQGLNILLIGIIFTQIPSLRGWTLPEIMFIYGYGSLPKGIDHVLTDNLWAVGQRLVRKGEFDKYMTRPINPLIYCALETFQIDGFGEILIGILLMISSWSAVDWTPLKAFAFIISLPFATVIYTAIKIALSSLAFWMKQSGSLLYVFYQINGFSKYPVTIYNFPIRFFVSFLVPFAFTAYYPANFLLTGRNFFLNIGGTVLISLVFLAIALWIWKKGISAYESAGS